In a single window of the Luteibacter rhizovicinus DSM 16549 genome:
- a CDS encoding carbohydrate ABC transporter permease, producing MSPRLAKALINGLLIGAAAIAIAPLLYMLSVSFMPQGEASALPPPILPTHPTLANYRQLFLNAGMGRYLVNSLLISTAITVVSLAFNLMAGYAFAKLEFKGRQRLFQVLLGALVIPAQVAMLPLFLLLKYMGLVNTYGAVIVPALATIFGIFLVRQYASGIPDDLMEAARIDGAGEFRIFATIVMPLLKPIMVTLAIFTFLAAWNDFMWPLIALTGQEHYTLPIALASLSREHVQDSELMMAGSVVTILPVLVLFLALQRYYLEGLLMGSVKG from the coding sequence ATGAGTCCGCGTCTGGCCAAGGCCCTCATCAACGGCTTGCTGATCGGCGCCGCGGCGATCGCCATCGCGCCGCTGCTGTACATGCTGTCCGTTTCGTTCATGCCGCAGGGTGAGGCGAGTGCGTTGCCGCCGCCCATCCTGCCGACCCATCCGACGCTCGCCAACTACCGCCAGCTGTTCCTCAACGCCGGCATGGGTCGCTACCTGGTCAACAGCCTGCTGATCTCCACGGCGATCACGGTCGTCTCGCTCGCCTTCAACCTGATGGCCGGCTATGCCTTCGCCAAGCTGGAGTTCAAGGGGCGCCAGCGACTCTTCCAGGTACTGCTCGGCGCGCTGGTGATCCCGGCGCAGGTGGCGATGCTGCCGCTGTTCCTGCTGCTGAAGTACATGGGGCTGGTCAACACCTATGGCGCGGTCATCGTGCCGGCACTGGCGACGATTTTCGGCATCTTCCTCGTGCGCCAGTACGCCAGCGGCATTCCGGATGACTTGATGGAAGCCGCGCGGATCGACGGTGCCGGTGAGTTCCGTATTTTTGCCACCATCGTGATGCCGCTGCTGAAGCCGATCATGGTCACCCTGGCGATCTTCACTTTCCTGGCCGCATGGAACGACTTCATGTGGCCCTTGATTGCGCTGACCGGGCAGGAGCACTACACGCTGCCGATCGCGCTCGCGTCGCTATCGCGCGAACACGTGCAGGACAGCGAACTGATGATGGCCGGCTCGGTGGTCACCATCCTGCCGGTGCTGGTGCTCTTCCTTGCCCTGCAGCGCTACTACCTCGAAGGCCTGTTGATGGGCAGCGTCAAGGGATAA
- a CDS encoding carbohydrate ABC transporter permease — protein MNTSRAAWLFITPALIILGLFFLLPVIAALILSVTDYDLYALADIRNLRFVALQNYWQLLQRPLFWSALGHTVYFVVVGVPLSLFASLGAAMLLNSPLARFKPFFRTALFAPVVTTVVAVAVIWRYLFNTKYGLVNYALDSIGMPTVDWLGDPHWAMPTIILFAVWKNFGYNMIIFMAGLQAIPGDLYEAARIDGASAFAQFRHITLPMLKPTMLMVSILTVSGYFQLFAEPYVMTEGGPLQSTTSVLYLMYEEGFKWWNLGSASAVAFILFVIMFAVTATMLRLSRQGEKA, from the coding sequence ATGAATACCTCCCGTGCCGCCTGGCTGTTCATCACGCCCGCGCTGATCATCCTCGGCCTGTTCTTCCTGCTGCCGGTGATCGCGGCGCTGATCCTCTCGGTCACCGACTACGATCTCTACGCCCTGGCAGATATCCGCAACCTGCGCTTCGTCGCGCTGCAGAACTACTGGCAGCTGCTGCAGCGTCCCTTGTTCTGGTCGGCGCTCGGTCATACCGTGTACTTCGTGGTGGTGGGCGTCCCGCTGTCGCTGTTCGCGTCGCTCGGCGCGGCGATGCTGCTCAACTCGCCGCTCGCACGCTTCAAGCCCTTCTTCCGCACGGCGCTGTTCGCGCCGGTGGTGACCACCGTCGTCGCGGTCGCTGTGATCTGGCGTTACCTGTTCAATACCAAGTACGGCCTGGTCAATTACGCGCTGGACTCGATCGGCATGCCGACCGTGGACTGGCTGGGCGATCCGCACTGGGCCATGCCGACGATCATCCTGTTCGCGGTATGGAAGAACTTCGGCTACAACATGATCATCTTCATGGCAGGGTTGCAGGCGATTCCGGGCGATCTCTACGAGGCCGCGCGCATCGACGGTGCTTCCGCCTTCGCGCAGTTCCGGCACATCACCTTGCCCATGCTGAAGCCGACCATGCTGATGGTGAGCATCCTCACCGTGTCCGGTTACTTCCAGTTGTTCGCCGAGCCTTATGTGATGACCGAAGGTGGCCCGCTGCAGAGCACGACCTCCGTGCTGTACCTGATGTACGAAGAAGGCTTCAAGTGGTGGAACCTCGGTTCGGCGTCCGCCGTGGCCTTCATCCTGTTCGTCATCATGTTCGCGGTGACCGCGACGATGCTGCGGCTGTCACGCCAGGGAGAGAAGGCATGA
- a CDS encoding sugar ABC transporter substrate-binding protein yields MSRVTGVLRAVAVLALAGAATAGCAKQEEGTRTLQFWTIGREGEAVEKLLPEFEREHPGLHVSVQQLPLTAAHQKLLTAYAGDSTPDITQLGNTWVPELVALDAIEPLDARVASSKVVEKNDYFPAIWSTNVIDGKVYGVPWYVDTRLLFYRKDLLARVGYDHPPRDWPEWQAMMAKLSQPPGKTYGVLLPTNEFEQLLALSLQQDEPLLRDDGRYGNFRSAGFKKALAFYVSLFKNQQAPMMTNVGVGNPWAAFGQGFYTFYLSGPWNIGEFRKRLPPEQQGDWATTPLPGPNGPGASNAGGSSLVIFRASKHKDDAWALIEFLSRPAIQERFYQILGDMPPRRSSWEAPALRDDDKATAFRDQLERVKPTPPVAEWERIVTEMQLVAAQAAHGDISIDDAAAEIDRRADRLLEKRRWMLDHGHKASP; encoded by the coding sequence GTGAGTCGCGTCACCGGTGTTCTCCGCGCCGTCGCGGTGCTGGCTCTGGCCGGCGCCGCGACGGCCGGTTGTGCGAAACAGGAAGAGGGCACGCGGACCCTGCAGTTCTGGACCATCGGCCGCGAAGGCGAGGCGGTGGAAAAACTGCTGCCCGAGTTCGAGCGCGAACACCCGGGGCTGCACGTGTCCGTGCAGCAGTTGCCACTCACGGCCGCGCACCAGAAGTTGCTGACGGCCTATGCCGGCGATTCCACGCCGGACATCACGCAGTTGGGCAATACCTGGGTACCCGAGCTGGTCGCACTGGATGCCATCGAACCGCTCGACGCGCGCGTCGCTTCATCGAAGGTGGTCGAGAAGAACGATTACTTCCCCGCGATCTGGTCGACCAACGTCATCGACGGCAAGGTCTACGGCGTGCCCTGGTATGTCGATACGCGACTGCTGTTCTATCGCAAGGATCTCCTCGCCAGGGTCGGCTACGACCATCCGCCGCGCGACTGGCCCGAGTGGCAGGCGATGATGGCGAAGCTGTCGCAGCCGCCGGGCAAGACGTACGGCGTGCTGCTGCCGACCAACGAGTTCGAGCAGTTGCTCGCGCTTTCGCTGCAGCAGGACGAACCCCTGCTGCGAGACGACGGGCGCTACGGCAATTTCCGCAGCGCAGGTTTCAAGAAGGCCCTGGCTTTCTACGTGTCGCTGTTCAAGAACCAGCAGGCGCCGATGATGACGAACGTCGGCGTCGGCAACCCGTGGGCCGCGTTTGGCCAGGGCTTCTACACGTTCTATCTGTCGGGCCCCTGGAATATCGGCGAGTTCCGCAAGCGCCTTCCCCCCGAACAACAGGGCGACTGGGCCACCACACCGCTGCCGGGCCCGAATGGTCCCGGAGCATCGAACGCGGGTGGCTCCAGCCTGGTGATCTTCCGTGCGTCGAAGCACAAGGACGACGCCTGGGCGCTGATCGAGTTCCTCTCACGCCCGGCGATCCAGGAGCGCTTCTACCAGATCCTCGGCGATATGCCGCCGCGTCGCTCGTCGTGGGAGGCCCCGGCCTTGCGTGACGACGACAAGGCCACGGCGTTCCGCGATCAGCTCGAGCGCGTGAAGCCCACGCCACCGGTCGCCGAATGGGAGCGCATCGTCACCGAGATGCAGCTCGTCGCCGCGCAGGCTGCCCATGGCGACATCAGCATCGACGATGCCGCGGCCGAGATCGATCGCCGCGCCGATCGCCTGCTCGAGAAGCGTCGGTGGATGCTCGACCACGGCCACAAGGCATCGCCATGA
- a CDS encoding glucoamylase family protein, with protein MKATTIKRLALTLGVMLATTAPLAFAQKEPAKAKHTSAATLKDLHAVPPMVVELEKRTFQWFWDSGNPTNGLIPDHYPSPSFASIASVGFGLTAYGVGVERGYITRDQAAERTLATLRFFHDAPQNDAEDGATGYKGFFYHFLNMQTGQREARWTEVSTVDTTLLLGGILFAQSYYDHDDPKEAQIRQLADDIYRRVEWTWAQNHGALISMGWTPGGKMIPHDWAGYNEGMLVYILALGSPTHPVGDDAWQAWTATYDKTWGEFHGQTFLNFAPLFGHQYSHTWVDFRGIRDAWGRDHNMDYFENSRRAAYSQQAYAVANPGGWNGYGKNIWGLTASNGPGGLIVKQGDKERTYAGYTARGAGLDYISDDGTIVPTAAGGSIAFAPEIAIPALEEMKKKYGQYIYTKYGFVDAFNLTFDTKTEVRTGKLVPGFGWADTVHLGIDQGPIVLMIENYRSDFVWSVMKKNPYIRKGLQRAGFTGGWLDADTAANLW; from the coding sequence ATGAAAGCCACTACGATCAAGCGCCTCGCCCTGACCCTCGGTGTCATGCTCGCCACGACTGCTCCCCTTGCCTTTGCGCAGAAAGAACCTGCGAAGGCCAAACACACCTCGGCTGCGACGCTCAAGGATCTCCATGCCGTCCCGCCGATGGTGGTCGAGTTGGAGAAACGCACTTTCCAATGGTTCTGGGACAGCGGCAACCCGACCAACGGCCTCATTCCCGATCATTACCCGAGCCCCTCCTTCGCTTCGATCGCCTCGGTCGGCTTCGGCCTGACGGCGTACGGCGTGGGCGTGGAGCGGGGTTACATCACGCGCGACCAGGCCGCGGAGCGCACGCTGGCCACGCTGCGGTTCTTCCATGACGCCCCGCAGAACGACGCCGAAGACGGCGCCACCGGCTACAAAGGCTTCTTCTACCACTTCCTGAACATGCAGACTGGTCAGCGCGAAGCGCGCTGGACGGAGGTCTCCACGGTCGATACGACCCTGCTGCTGGGCGGCATCCTGTTCGCCCAGAGCTACTACGACCACGACGATCCGAAGGAAGCGCAGATCCGCCAACTCGCCGACGACATCTACCGTCGCGTGGAATGGACCTGGGCGCAGAATCATGGTGCGCTGATCAGCATGGGCTGGACGCCCGGCGGCAAGATGATTCCGCACGACTGGGCCGGCTACAACGAAGGCATGCTGGTCTACATCCTGGCCCTGGGCTCGCCCACCCACCCGGTCGGCGACGATGCCTGGCAGGCCTGGACCGCGACGTACGACAAGACCTGGGGCGAGTTCCACGGCCAGACCTTCCTCAACTTCGCGCCGCTGTTCGGTCACCAGTACAGCCATACCTGGGTCGACTTTCGCGGCATCCGCGACGCCTGGGGCCGCGACCACAACATGGACTACTTCGAGAACAGCCGCCGCGCCGCGTACTCGCAGCAGGCTTATGCGGTGGCCAATCCCGGCGGCTGGAACGGCTACGGCAAGAACATCTGGGGCCTCACCGCGAGCAACGGTCCCGGTGGCCTGATCGTCAAGCAAGGTGACAAGGAGCGCACCTACGCCGGCTACACCGCGCGTGGCGCCGGCCTGGATTACATCTCCGACGACGGCACCATCGTGCCCACGGCGGCCGGTGGCTCGATCGCCTTCGCGCCCGAGATCGCCATCCCCGCCCTCGAGGAAATGAAGAAGAAGTACGGCCAGTACATTTATACGAAGTACGGCTTCGTCGACGCCTTCAACCTGACCTTCGACACCAAGACCGAAGTGCGCACGGGCAAGCTGGTGCCGGGCTTCGGCTGGGCCGATACCGTGCACCTGGGCATCGACCAGGGCCCGATCGTCCTGATGATCGAGAACTACCGCAGCGATTTCGTCTGGTCGGTGATGAAGAAGAACCCGTACATCCGCAAGGGTCTGCAGCGCGCCGGCTTCACCGGCGGCTGGCTCGACGCCGATACGGCCGCCAACCTGTGGTGA
- the xth gene encoding exodeoxyribonuclease III translates to MKIASWNVNSLKVRLPHLQQWLGEAQPDIIALQETKLTDDKFPVDEIAAMGYKAVFSGQKTYNGVAILARNELTDVVTDIEGLDDPQRRILAATVGDIRVVNLYVVNGKALGDEKYTYKLHWLAKVRDFLQEQATKYPRLVVLGDFNICRDDRDVYDPVAWGEDIFCSPPERAALQALFDIGLHDSFRLFNEEAGLFSWWDYRQAGFRRNMGLRIDLILISDALKSSATSSIIDKAPRKWEQPSDHAPVALELML, encoded by the coding sequence ATGAAGATCGCGTCGTGGAACGTCAATTCGCTGAAGGTCCGTCTGCCCCATCTCCAGCAGTGGCTGGGTGAGGCGCAGCCGGACATCATCGCGCTGCAGGAAACCAAGCTCACCGACGACAAGTTCCCCGTCGACGAGATCGCGGCCATGGGCTACAAGGCCGTGTTCTCCGGGCAGAAGACCTACAACGGTGTGGCCATCCTCGCTCGCAACGAACTGACGGATGTCGTCACCGATATTGAAGGCCTGGACGACCCCCAACGTCGCATCCTCGCCGCCACCGTTGGCGACATCCGCGTGGTCAATCTCTACGTGGTCAACGGCAAGGCCCTGGGCGACGAGAAGTACACCTACAAACTGCACTGGCTGGCGAAGGTCCGCGACTTCCTCCAGGAACAGGCCACGAAATATCCCAGGCTGGTCGTGCTCGGGGACTTCAACATCTGCCGCGACGATCGCGATGTCTACGATCCCGTGGCCTGGGGTGAAGACATTTTCTGCTCGCCGCCGGAGCGCGCCGCGCTGCAGGCGCTGTTCGATATCGGCCTTCATGACAGCTTCCGCCTGTTCAACGAGGAAGCCGGTCTCTTCAGCTGGTGGGACTACCGCCAGGCCGGCTTCCGCCGCAACATGGGCCTGCGGATCGACCTCATCTTGATCAGCGATGCGCTCAAATCGTCGGCAACCTCGTCGATCATCGACAAGGCCCCGCGCAAGTGGGAGCAACCGTCCGACCATGCGCCCGTCGCGCTGGAGTTGATGCTTTGA
- a CDS encoding TonB-dependent receptor — MKASSQLKKKLLVSVIAAAVATAIAPGVVFAQTANATLRGKATPGANVTVFNPQTGLTRHATAGADGSYVINGLPPATYRVDAGPATEQNITLTVASTATVNLAAPTSQGTTANAANATAMEGVTVAATTIQEVKTPEVGQTISLHQIATIPQASRNFLEFADTVPGMVFSVDAKGNTSLRGGAQNTSSTNVYIDGVSQKSYVKEGGVSGQSGSQGNPFPQLAIGEYKVITSNYKAEYDQVSSAAITADTKSGTNEFHGEVFGTYTNDAFRNRTPIEKSSGKKVESESKEYGFALGGPIIKDKMHFFVAYEEKKFDTPISVVPNSVNNPNAGALLPASAQAELGPANIPFNEKLYFGKIDWELTDRDRIEISTQVRRETQVSNVGSGVTASAGLDNNNHDTRGTFKWAHSADSWYNELIFTYENAYLRAVPTVVGNGATYTYQPQQDATILTTGSADPRGISDKSQEGPSISDTFTFNDLEWHGDHVVKFGYKYKSIELKAADAAASNPQFFYDVNPTGTSAQPWKVFYATQLPGVDGVANTTSRQYGMFAQDDWTVNDHLTLNLGVRWDYEVTPQYTNYVTPQRVLDALNSQDPYAGAPVGQTYAESLAKGGVNVNDYISTGNNRKAYKGEWQPRLGFSYDIFGDEEHVIHGGAGRAYDRNLFDYLQVEQTKLTLPQTTLNFNLPTHPCDTGASNCVPFNPAYLAGGQGVLNSLLSGGNSGQEVDMLNNHLKAPYSDQFSLGMSNTVGDWQTDATVTRVLSRDGFVFTLGNRYPNGQFWQNGSQPWSNGVPNMGGLIIGNNGISTRTTQVLLSANKPYTVESGWSTSLAYTFSHAKQNRDINEHYSFDEASINDYPFITSNAVAKHRFVGTGAVDLPWGINASIKLTLATPLPKNDIACYGAILPTGSGCNPVSGTPNGSKFLVGGDIWGYRDIDIQFTKDFIITGDTKIYARFDILNLFNWQNFADYTTAWGSGGVFNPNGVTYNKQGNITYLPRTARFTIGMKF, encoded by the coding sequence ATGAAGGCTTCGTCGCAACTGAAGAAAAAACTGCTGGTCAGCGTCATCGCTGCCGCCGTCGCAACCGCGATCGCACCGGGCGTCGTATTTGCGCAGACCGCCAACGCCACGCTGCGTGGCAAGGCCACGCCGGGCGCCAACGTCACCGTGTTCAACCCGCAGACCGGCCTGACCCGCCACGCGACCGCTGGCGCCGACGGCTCCTACGTGATCAACGGCCTGCCGCCGGCGACGTATCGCGTGGACGCGGGTCCGGCCACGGAACAGAACATCACCTTGACGGTTGCCTCCACGGCTACCGTGAACCTGGCAGCCCCGACCTCCCAGGGCACCACCGCCAACGCGGCCAATGCGACCGCGATGGAAGGCGTCACCGTTGCCGCCACGACGATCCAGGAAGTGAAGACGCCGGAAGTCGGCCAGACGATCTCGCTGCACCAGATCGCGACCATTCCGCAGGCCTCGCGTAACTTCCTCGAATTCGCCGATACCGTGCCGGGCATGGTCTTCAGCGTCGATGCCAAGGGCAACACGTCGCTTCGCGGCGGTGCACAGAACACCAGCTCGACCAACGTCTACATCGACGGCGTGAGCCAGAAGAGCTACGTGAAGGAAGGTGGGGTGTCCGGTCAGAGCGGCAGCCAGGGCAACCCGTTCCCGCAGCTGGCGATCGGCGAATACAAGGTCATTACCTCGAACTACAAGGCCGAGTACGACCAGGTTTCGAGCGCAGCGATCACCGCCGATACGAAGTCGGGCACCAATGAGTTCCACGGCGAAGTGTTCGGCACATACACCAACGACGCCTTCCGCAACCGCACGCCGATCGAGAAGTCTTCCGGCAAGAAGGTCGAATCCGAATCGAAGGAATACGGCTTCGCGCTTGGCGGCCCGATCATCAAGGACAAGATGCATTTCTTCGTGGCCTACGAAGAGAAGAAATTCGACACGCCGATCTCCGTCGTGCCGAACAGCGTCAACAATCCGAACGCTGGCGCTCTCCTGCCGGCTTCCGCACAGGCGGAACTTGGCCCGGCCAATATTCCTTTCAACGAAAAGCTCTACTTCGGCAAGATCGATTGGGAACTGACCGATCGTGACCGCATCGAGATCAGCACACAGGTGCGTCGCGAGACCCAGGTGTCGAACGTCGGCAGCGGCGTGACGGCTTCGGCCGGTCTCGACAACAACAACCACGATACGCGCGGCACGTTCAAGTGGGCCCACAGCGCAGACAGCTGGTACAACGAGCTGATCTTCACCTATGAGAATGCGTACCTGCGGGCCGTTCCTACGGTCGTCGGCAATGGTGCGACCTACACCTACCAGCCGCAGCAGGACGCCACGATCCTGACCACGGGCTCGGCCGATCCGCGCGGCATCTCGGACAAGAGCCAGGAAGGTCCGAGCATCTCCGACACGTTCACCTTCAACGACCTGGAATGGCACGGCGATCACGTCGTCAAGTTCGGTTACAAGTACAAGTCGATCGAGCTGAAGGCCGCGGATGCCGCGGCCTCGAACCCGCAGTTCTTCTACGACGTGAATCCCACCGGCACCTCGGCCCAGCCGTGGAAGGTGTTCTACGCCACGCAGCTCCCGGGTGTGGATGGCGTGGCCAACACGACGTCGCGTCAGTACGGCATGTTCGCGCAGGACGACTGGACGGTTAACGATCACCTGACCCTGAACCTCGGTGTGCGCTGGGACTACGAAGTCACACCGCAGTACACGAATTACGTGACCCCGCAGCGCGTGCTCGACGCGCTCAATTCGCAGGATCCCTACGCGGGTGCACCGGTCGGCCAGACCTACGCGGAATCGCTCGCGAAGGGCGGTGTCAACGTCAACGATTACATCAGCACGGGTAACAACCGCAAAGCCTACAAGGGTGAGTGGCAGCCGCGCCTCGGCTTCTCGTACGACATCTTCGGCGACGAAGAGCACGTCATCCACGGTGGTGCGGGTCGCGCGTACGACCGCAATCTGTTCGATTACCTGCAGGTCGAGCAGACCAAGCTGACGCTGCCGCAGACCACGCTCAACTTCAACCTGCCGACCCACCCGTGCGATACGGGCGCGTCGAACTGCGTACCGTTCAACCCGGCTTACCTGGCGGGTGGCCAGGGCGTGTTGAACAGCCTGCTTTCCGGCGGCAACTCCGGCCAGGAAGTGGACATGCTCAACAATCACCTGAAGGCGCCGTACTCCGACCAGTTCAGCCTCGGTATGTCCAACACCGTCGGCGACTGGCAGACCGACGCGACGGTGACCCGCGTGCTGTCGCGCGACGGCTTCGTCTTCACCCTGGGCAATCGCTACCCGAACGGTCAGTTCTGGCAGAACGGCTCCCAGCCGTGGAGCAACGGCGTGCCGAACATGGGCGGCCTGATCATCGGTAACAACGGCATCTCGACGCGCACCACGCAGGTCCTGCTGTCGGCCAACAAGCCGTACACCGTGGAGTCCGGCTGGAGCACCAGCCTGGCGTACACGTTCTCGCACGCCAAGCAGAACCGCGATATCAACGAGCACTACTCGTTCGACGAAGCCTCGATCAACGACTACCCGTTCATCACCTCGAACGCCGTGGCGAAGCATCGCTTCGTCGGCACGGGTGCGGTCGACCTGCCGTGGGGTATCAACGCCTCGATCAAGCTGACCCTGGCAACCCCGTTGCCGAAGAACGATATCGCCTGCTACGGCGCGATCCTGCCGACCGGCAGCGGCTGCAACCCGGTTTCCGGCACGCCGAACGGCTCGAAGTTCCTGGTCGGTGGCGATATCTGGGGTTACCGCGATATCGATATCCAGTTCACCAAGGACTTCATCATCACGGGCGACACCAAGATCTACGCCCGCTTCGACATCCTGAACCTGTTCAACTGGCAGAACTTTGCCGACTACACCACCGCATGGGGTTCGGGCGGCGTGTTCAATCCGAACGGCGTGACGTACAACAAGCAGGGCAACATCACGTACCTGCCGCGCACGGCACGCTTCACCATTGGCATGAAGTTCTGA
- a CDS encoding pirin family protein translates to MTQRSIVRRVRGMDTADGAGVKLKRVIGQPALDMLDPFLLLDEFRSDQADDYIEGFPEHPHRGFETVTYMLAGRMQHGDNHGNRGDLGPGSVQWMTAGRGILHSEMPQQEEGLMWGFQLWVNLPATDKMVEPRYQDIAPSDIPRVQPAEGVTVRVIAGELAGAKGPVSAVATEPVYLDIALDPGARFELDLPEGHSAFAYVFDGTSATVAGESLARSELAVLSKGDTVSFAADAATRVLLVAGRPLAEPVARYGPFVMNTPAQIHEAIADFRAGKF, encoded by the coding sequence ATGACCCAACGAAGCATCGTCCGTCGCGTCCGCGGCATGGATACCGCCGACGGTGCCGGCGTGAAGCTCAAGCGTGTGATCGGCCAGCCTGCCCTCGACATGCTGGACCCCTTCCTGTTGCTGGACGAATTCCGCTCCGACCAGGCCGACGACTACATCGAAGGCTTTCCCGAGCATCCGCATCGCGGCTTCGAAACCGTGACCTACATGCTCGCCGGCCGCATGCAGCACGGCGACAACCATGGCAATCGGGGCGACCTGGGGCCCGGTAGCGTGCAGTGGATGACTGCTGGCCGGGGCATCCTGCATTCGGAAATGCCGCAGCAGGAAGAAGGCCTGATGTGGGGCTTCCAGCTCTGGGTGAACCTGCCGGCGACGGACAAGATGGTCGAACCGCGCTACCAGGACATCGCGCCATCCGATATTCCACGGGTGCAGCCGGCCGAGGGAGTGACGGTGCGCGTCATCGCCGGCGAACTGGCCGGTGCGAAGGGGCCGGTGTCGGCCGTGGCAACTGAACCGGTTTACCTCGATATCGCTCTCGATCCGGGCGCGCGCTTCGAACTCGACCTGCCTGAAGGGCACAGCGCCTTTGCGTATGTGTTCGACGGGACGAGCGCCACGGTCGCGGGTGAATCGTTGGCCCGCAGTGAGCTGGCGGTGCTGTCGAAGGGCGACACGGTGAGCTTCGCGGCCGACGCCGCCACACGCGTGCTGCTCGTCGCCGGGCGGCCGCTGGCGGAGCCGGTGGCCCGATATGGCCCGTTCGTGATGAACACCCCGGCGCAGATTCACGAGGCCATTGCGGATTTTCGCGCCGGCAAGTTCTGA
- a CDS encoding LacI family DNA-binding transcriptional regulator, producing the protein MANVSVASVSRALNGHGGVTAETQKRIREVATRLRYVPHNAARSLITRRTQTIGALLPDLHGSFFSELIRGIDLAARARGLYLLVSSSHGDATEAAIALRAMQGRVDGLLVMSPHADEAFLDENLPIVLPTVLINSHVRSERHASLDVDDFGGARAMTEHLLGLGRKRIVFIAGPEVNHDVQERIRGYRDALSTAGLGGRAAVLHGDFTEESGYHAGKQALAMVPRPDAIFAANDMMAIGCLSALAEAKVRTPDDIAVVGFDDIPMARYVSPPLTTVRIRIAELGEAALERLAAMIEAPDDAAPEPHVVSTEIVVRASCGGNDTVRRRA; encoded by the coding sequence ATGGCCAACGTATCCGTGGCTTCCGTCTCCCGTGCCCTGAACGGCCATGGCGGCGTCACCGCGGAAACCCAGAAGCGGATTCGTGAGGTTGCGACCCGCCTCCGCTATGTTCCGCACAATGCTGCGCGCAGCCTGATCACCCGCCGCACCCAGACCATCGGCGCCCTCCTGCCCGATCTGCACGGCTCGTTCTTCTCCGAACTCATCCGCGGTATCGACCTGGCCGCACGCGCCCGCGGCCTGTACCTGCTGGTCTCCAGCTCCCACGGCGATGCAACGGAGGCGGCCATCGCCCTGCGCGCCATGCAGGGTCGCGTGGACGGCCTGCTGGTGATGTCGCCGCATGCGGACGAGGCCTTCCTCGACGAGAACCTGCCGATCGTCCTGCCGACCGTGCTGATCAACAGCCACGTGCGCTCCGAACGGCATGCCTCGCTGGACGTGGACGACTTCGGTGGTGCCCGCGCCATGACCGAACACCTGCTCGGCCTGGGTCGCAAGCGCATCGTCTTCATCGCCGGTCCGGAAGTGAACCACGACGTGCAGGAGCGCATCCGCGGTTATCGCGATGCCCTGTCGACCGCCGGCCTGGGTGGCCGTGCCGCCGTGCTGCATGGCGACTTCACCGAGGAATCCGGTTATCACGCCGGCAAGCAGGCCCTGGCCATGGTGCCGCGTCCCGATGCGATTTTCGCCGCGAACGACATGATGGCCATCGGCTGCCTGTCCGCCCTCGCCGAAGCGAAGGTGCGCACGCCGGACGACATCGCCGTGGTCGGTTTCGATGACATTCCGATGGCGCGCTACGTGTCGCCGCCGTTGACGACGGTGCGCATCCGCATCGCCGAACTGGGTGAAGCCGCTCTCGAGCGCCTCGCCGCCATGATCGAAGCACCCGATGACGCCGCTCCCGAGCCGCATGTCGTCAGCACCGAAATCGTCGTTCGCGCCTCATGCGGCGGGAACGACACGGTAAGACGGCGGGCCTGA
- a CDS encoding YecA family protein: MNTPKSEWPSSLDDAELEVLDTYLRAHGGDGDLMLDGLHGLLSAIAIGPLEVKPEEWLHEILHDAFEDEDEGNRLLALLAKLNDSISAELDVDAYEPILGEIDTEEGPMLSAAGWCEGFSRGIDMRAQLWENRLAEDPTLMQLLGPIMALAVDEGVLQADAEFEKLTDEEYDECLGQLPDVLNAVGEYWRQNAPTEDELAAMTRPRVDGDEGPPRQRSGHWVH; this comes from the coding sequence TTGAACACACCCAAGTCCGAATGGCCCAGCTCGCTGGATGACGCCGAGCTCGAAGTCCTCGATACCTATCTTCGTGCGCACGGTGGCGACGGCGACCTGATGCTCGACGGCTTGCATGGCCTGCTCTCGGCGATCGCCATCGGGCCGCTCGAGGTGAAGCCGGAAGAGTGGTTGCACGAGATCCTGCACGACGCGTTCGAAGACGAAGACGAGGGCAACCGGCTGCTTGCCTTGTTGGCCAAGCTCAACGATTCGATCAGCGCGGAACTCGACGTGGACGCCTATGAGCCCATCCTCGGCGAGATCGACACCGAGGAGGGCCCGATGCTTTCCGCGGCCGGCTGGTGTGAAGGCTTCAGTCGCGGCATCGATATGCGTGCGCAGCTGTGGGAAAACCGGCTCGCCGAAGACCCCACGCTGATGCAGCTGCTCGGTCCGATCATGGCCCTGGCCGTCGATGAAGGCGTGCTCCAGGCCGATGCGGAGTTCGAGAAACTCACCGACGAGGAATACGACGAGTGCCTCGGCCAGCTGCCCGACGTGCTCAACGCGGTCGGTGAATACTGGCGCCAGAACGCCCCGACCGAGGACGAACTGGCGGCGATGACCCGCCCGCGCGTCGACGGCGATGAAGGCCCACCCCGCCAGCGCTCCGGCCACTGGGTGCACTGA